The window GGCCCGCCAGTCCCGCAGGTCGAGCCCGTCGACGTGGTTCATGACGAGGACGAGCGCCCGCCCGGTCAGCGTCGAGGACTCCCCGGGCCGGTGGATCGGAGGGCCCTCGAAGTGCTCCCGCACGCCCACGACACCCGGCCGGTGGACGAACCGCAGCAGCTCGGCCTGCTCGTTCCACTTCTGGCTGATCCGGTCGAAGATGTCCGGCGTGATGGTCGTCTTGGAGTCGAGCACCTTGACGACCACGGGCTCGGATCCGCCCGCGAGTTCGATCTCGGCCAGATACAGCACGGCTTCCCCGCCGCGCCCGATCGAGCGGAGCAGACGGTACCGGTCGGCCGCCGAATCCGGACCGATGTGCAGGTTCTGACTGGTCAATGTCCCCCACCTCAAGCTGCATTGATAGACCATCAGCTTCACGGGGGGAGGTGCGCGGGGTCAATCGGAATCGGCAATCCCCGTCGCCGTTCACCCTCTCGTAGGCGGGCCACCGGCTGCCGGACGGCGGTCTCCGGGGCCGACGTCGCCGCCGGCCCCGGATACGCCGCCGGGCGCCCGGCTCGCGGAACCGCCCGGTGGGCGGCATCCGTTCGCCGGACGCCCGGTCGAAGAGGAGGTTCCGGTCAGCCGGCTGCCGGCGCCGCCCCCGGAGCGGTGAAGAAGGCCAGCCGGGCCGGCTTGGCCGGGAGGTAGACCTCGGGCAGGTCGATCTCCGGGAGCACGACCTCCGGCCCGAGGACGAACCCGGTGCGTTCCATACGGGCGATGGCCTTGGTGTTGCGGGCGTCCGGCTCCACGACCACGCGGCGCGCGACGCCGTCGGAGAACACGAACCCGATGAACGCGGTCATCAGGAACCCGGTGAAGCCGGGCTCGGCCGCCCCCTCGGTCGGGCCGATCAGCAGGTGCACGCCGACGTCCCCGGGCTGGACCTCATAGCACTCGCTGACCCGGTCCTCGGCGCAGTCGTACGTCTGGAACAGCGCGACCTGCTCGCCGTCGCGGCCGACCATGTAGGCGTGGTGGGTGGTGCGGCGGTCGACGTCCTCGTAGATTTCCTGGACCAGTTCGCGGCTGGCCTCGCCCATGCCCCAGAAGCGGGCGCGCTCCTGCGTGACCCAGCTGTGGATCAGCGCGGAGTCGGCGGCCGGGTCGACAGGGGTGATGGTGATGGTGCCGAAGCCCTCGACGACCTGGGTGTGCACGGGCTGTCCGACGGAGGGGGCGGAGGTCATATCGATTCCTTGGTGAGACGGGTCCAGTCGGTGACGACGGGGACGAGTTCGCACTGTGCCCACAGGGGCAGCTGGTCGCGGTGGTGGGGGGAACCGGTGACGCCGTCCGCGCCCAGCGGGACCGCCCAGAGGCTGTCCTCGCGGCGGGCGAGGTCCCAGACGTAACGCGCCGCCGATGCGCGGGCGGTGAGGTCGGTGAAGCCGGGAACGGCGGAGGTGGCGTTCACGCAGTCGTGGTCCCCGCCGAGGCCGGGCCACTCCACGGGCTCCCGGTCGGGCACGGCCTGCCAGGGGGTGAGGCGGTGGACCTGCGACCAGGCGGTGTCGGGGGTGCCGGCCGCGGCCGTCTCCTCCAGCGCGGCCCGGACGTGCGCGGCACGGTCGAGACCGGGGACGAGGGAGGTGGTGAGCAGGCCTTCGAGGGCGTAGCCGATCCGCGGGACCAGGTACAGCCAGGGGTGGAAGACGGCCGGGCCGGTGGGAGCCCCCCACAGTCCTTCGAAGACGGGGTCGGCGGCGAAGCGGCGTACGGTCGCGCTGCGGAAGGCCGAGAAGACGGTGGCGTCGGTGCTGTCGGCCGCCATGTGCCGGTCCCAGGCGAGCAGCCGGGTGCGCAGGGCCTGCGCCGCCGGGGTCAGGTCCTCGAACCCGGGCAGCAGGGCGAGCAGCGAAGCCGCCGAGGCCAGGTGCGTGTCCCGGTGTACGTCGGCCATCGCCTTCGGGGACCAGTCCGCGGAGCCGCTGAGCAGCTCGCGGATGCGGTTGGCGCGGTGCGGGGGCGCGAACTCCACGCCGAGCGGGGAGGCGATCCCGCGCGCGTTCGCCATGACGGCGAAGCCCTGCACCGGCTCGACGGGGGTCGGGGCCCAGCCCTGCCAGTCGTGCTGCGGGTCCCAGGCGGGCACGGGGCGCAGCCGGTTGGTGCGGTGGCGCAGCGGCACGGCGCCCGCGACGCGGTGCAGCAGGCCGCCCTCGGTGTCGGCGGCGTGGACGACGTTGACCGGCTCGGCCCAGCGGTCGAAGGCGCGGTCGATGTCGGCGACGGTGCGGGCCCGCAGCAGCGCGGGAAGGGCCGCGAAGCCGAGGTCCAGGCGGACCCGGGGCGGGTAGCGCAGGGAGAGGGTCTGGGCGCTGCCGTCGGCGTGGCCCTCGACGTCGGCGTGCACGTCCGCCCCGAGGTCGCCGTCCGCGTGGATGATCACGGGGCCGCGGGGGGTCTCCAGGACCTCCACCTCGACGTCGTCGCCGTCGGCGACGGTGATGGTCTCGGTGTGGCGGGAGACGGGCTCCCAGACGCCGTCCGTACCGAGAGCCCGGACGGTGCCGTCGTCCTCCCGGCGCAACTGCTCGACGTACAGGTCCTGGTAGTCGGACATCGCGTTGGTGATGGCCCAGGCGGCGGTCCCGGTGTGCCCGAAGTGGCCGAGGCCGGGGACGCCGGGGACGGCGAGGCCGATCACGTCGTATTCCGGGCAGGAGAGACGTATCTGCTGGTAGACGCCCGGGTCCTCGATGAACCGGTGCGGGTCGCCGGCGATGATCGCCGAGCCGGTGGTGGTGCGGTCGCCCGGGACCAGCCAGCCGTTGCTGCCGGCGGTGCCGGGGCCGTCCGTGGCGAAGAGGGTGACCGCCTCGTCGCCGAGGGCGCGGGCGACGCGCTCGCGCCACAGCTTGGTGGCGAAGCCGGCGAACAGGATGTGCGTGGCGATCCAGATGGCGAGCGGGACCCACGGCTCCCAGGGGGTGGGGGCGAGGCCGGTGCGCGCGAAGCGTTCGTCGCGGGCGGCGCCGGCGGCGAGCCCCTCGTTGACCCCGTCCACGTAGGCGCGGACCCAGGCGGCGGTGGCGGGGTCGTCGGCCTCCATGGCCCCGTAGCAGCGGCGGGCCGTGTCGGCCAGCCGGGACTGGCGGGCGAAGCGGTCCCAGGTGACGGCGTCCCCACCGAGGAAGGAGGCGCTGGAACCCTCCGCGCGGTGCCGTTCGACCTCCAGCTGCCAGGCGCGGTCGTAGGCGGTCACGCGGCCCTGGGCGTGGACGAGCCGGAGTTCGTCGACAGCGCGCAGGTGGGGCACGCCCCACTGGTCGCGGTAGACACCGTAGGATTCCGGGGTCTCCACAGGGGGCTCGCTCCGGTCCGTTGCGTACGACTGCGCGTCGCCGCTCTCGCTGCTGGCACTGCTCACGCTGCTCACACTCTTCCCCGACGTGCGTTTAGGTTAGGCTGACCTAACTATAGGGGCGCTAGGGGAGGGGTTGGACATGGCGGTCGGCAAGGGCTGGGAGGGCGTGGTCCTCAAGCTCATGCGGGGCAAGGACTTCACGTTCACGGTGACGGGAGCGGAAGACCTCACAGGGAACTACCGCCGCGTGAGCTTCACGGACGGCGGGCTGCTGGCGGCCGCCGGTGAGTCACTGCATCCGACGATGTGGGTGCGCGTCTGGTTCCAGGGTGCGGGCAAGCCGCACCAGCGGGCGTACACCCTGGTGGACCCGGACCCCGAAGCGGGCACCTTCAGCTTCGAGTTCGCCCTGCACGACGGGGTCGCCAGTGCCTGGGCGCGCGACGCGAAGCCGGGCGACACGATAGACGCCACCGTCCAGGGAACCGGATTCACGGCCCCCGCGCCGGCCCCGGAGCGCCTGCTCGTCATCGGGGACCCGGCGTCCCTCCCGGCGATCAACTCGCTGCTGGACACGTACCCGCAGACCCCGGCGACCATCTGGTTCGAGACGCAGCACGACTCGGACGAGCAGTTGCCGATGCGGGTGGAGCAGGGCCGGCACGACATCCGCCGGGTGCGGCGCGACGGTACGGCCCTGGCCGACCGGGTGCGGGCCGAGCTTCCCGAGCTGGCCGGGGACCCGGAGTCGGCGTACGTCTGGCTGGCGTGCGACACGGCGACGACGCGCGCCCTGACGGCGTACCTGCGCAAGGACCTCGCACTGCCCAAGCACCGGGTGAACGCGCTGGGGTACTGGCGGCCGGCGGCCTGAGGCCGAACCGGGAGCCCCCTTCCGCGGTCCGTCCGGCACCGCACGGTGCCGGACGGCCAGGAGAAGGGGGCCGCCGGTTCGGTACGTCGGCAGGCCGGTGGGTCCGGGCCCGGCTGCGGCTACTGGACGGACACCTTGCAGGCGCTCACCGCGGTTCCGTTGGTCACACCGCTCTTGGTGAGGCCGCTCACGCACTCCTCGTGCCCGCCGGAGTAGCCGACGGAACACGCCGTGCGGACCGCTTCCGGGGCCTCGCCGCCCTGTAGCTCCCGCTCGACCTGGTTGATGCAGGCCGAGACGTCCGCGTGGGCGGCGGGGGCCGTGAAGGCCGCGCCACCGAGTACGAGGGCCAGGCCGCTGAGGACACCTGCGATACGGGTCGACGTGCGCATGGACGCACCTGCTCTCCGGGATCGTCGCGCGGCCCGGGACCGGAAGGCGCCGGATCCGCGTGGGAACTGCGCCGGGCGCACGCGGCCGCCGTGCGGCCGCAGGGCCCGGGTCCCCGGACCGGACCGGCTCGGCAGGGAAATCCCCTCCTCCGTCCGACGCTAGAGCAGCCCTCCGCGACACGCACCCGCAGGACCTACGCGCCGGTGGTGCCGTCGATCCCCTCGCGCAGGAAGTCGGCGTGGCCGTTGTGACGGGCGTACTCGTGGATGAGGTGGAGCATCACCAGGCGCAGCGAGGCCTCCTCCTGCCAGCTCGGCACGTACGCCGTCACGTCCAGCGACCCGGCGGCTGCCTCGATGCGGCGGGCGTGCCCGACCTCCTCCTCCCAGGCGGTGAACGCCTCGGCCCGGGTGGCCCCCGAGGCGTCGTAGGCGGCCTGGAAGTCGTGGGTGTCCGACCACCGGTGGGGCAGGTCCTCGCCGCCCAGGACGCGGCGGAACCAGTGCCTCTCGACCTCGGCCATGTGCCGGACCAGCCCCAGCAGGGACAGCGTGGACGGTGGCATCGACGCGCGGCGCAGCTGCTCGTCGGTGAGCCCCTCGCACTTCAGGGCCAGGGTGGCCCGGTGGTAGTCGAGGAAGGTCCGGAGGGTCTCGCGTTCGTCGCCGGTCAGGGGCGGGCTGATGCGTTCCATGAGGCGATCCTGCCGCTCACCCCAGGGCCCGACAAGATCCGCCGGATGCGGCCCGGGGGGCGGTCCACAGGTACGGCACCGTCACGCCCAGTACCCCGAAGCCCAGCCGTTCCAGGATCGGGCGGCTGTCGTCGGAGGCGTCCACCTGCAGGTACGGGATCCCCAGCTCCGCCGCCAGGCGGGCGCGGTGGGCGACCAGCAGCCGGTAGATGCCCCGGCCCCGCCACTGCGGGAGCGTGCCGCCGCCCCAGAGGCCTGCGAAGGACGTGCCCGGCCGCATCTCCATCCGGGCCGCGCTCACCGGGGTCCCGCCCGCCATGGCGAGCACCGCGGCGATGGTGTCCGGCTCCTCGAGCAGCCGGCTGAGCAGCTGCTCCCGGATCCGCGGCCGCTCCGTCCCGAAGGCGCCCGCGTGGACCTCCATCATCAGGTCGACGCCGGCCTCGTCCGTCACCACCCGCAGCGTGATGCCCTCCGGCGGTTCCACCGGCAGCTTCGCGAGCTCGGACGTCAGGCCCACCATCAGCGTCTCGGGCGGCTCCGGCACGAAGCCCGCCGCCCTCAGCCGGTCCCCGAGGTCCGCCGGACCGTCGTGGCCGTACAGCTTCCACTCGAACTCCGGGCACCCGCGCCCCTCGAAGAACGCCACCTGCGCAGCGATCTCCGCGTCCGCCGTCTCCTCGTCGAGGTCCGACCAGAGCACGGCGTTCCAGCCGAGCCCGGGCACGGTGTGCCGTACGACGGCCCCCGCCCGCTCCACGCTCGCGTGCGGGGCGTCCGCCTGCGCACCCTCGCGCACCTCGGCGTCGAACCGGGCGCGCACCTTCAGCAGTTCATCAAGACCGATCGTCATCGCCCCAGCTCACCAGTGTCCCGGCAGTCACCACAACTGCATTAGCCTCACCCCCGTGCATCACGACTCCGCCATCTACACCGGTAAGGCCACCCCCGACGCCGCGGCCGACCGCGGCTGGCTCCTCGGTCACTTCAAGGACCCCTCCGATCCCCGTCACAGCGAGGACGTGGAGATCAAATGGGGGGTTCACCCGAAGGGTGACCAGCGGGAGCGGTGGGCGACCGCCGAGAGGCGCACCGCGCTGCTGGTGCTGATCAGCGGACGCTTCCGGCTGGAGTTCCCCGGCCGCACCGTCGTCCTCGCCGAGCAGGGGGACTACGTGCTCTGGGGGCGCGGCGTCGACCACTCCTGGTACGCCGAGGAGGACGCCGTGGTCCTCACCGTCCGCTGGCCCTCGATCCCCGGGTACCGGGTGGACGAGCCCGAAGGGCACGCGGAGGCCGAGGCCGAGGGGCACGCGGAGGCCGAGCCCGAGGGGCAGGGGCAGCGGCAGGGGGAGGCCGAGCCCGCGGGCAGCCCCGTGCTGTGACGATGCACACGAAAGGGGCCAACGATCACGAAACGCTGAGATCGTGCAGGGTGTAGACCATCTGTGCCGAACCTGCCGGGGTGATCCCCCGGGCCCCTCGGCCGGGCCTTCACGCGTTCATGCGTTCTTTGCGACGGGCTGCCCCCGGTAAAGACCCGAACCACCAGGGAGCACGTCCGTTGGCTGTAATAGCACGCTGGTGCATGCGCCATCGCCTCCTCGCCGTCCTGATCTGGCTGCTCGCACTCGGCGCGACCGCAGCGGCCGCGGCGACCACCGGGTCGGCGTTCTCCAACGACTACGAGGTCCCCGGCACCGAGTCCGGCAAGGCGAACGCCCTCCTGCGCGAGGGCTTCCACGGCCAGGGCGGGGACACCGACACCATCGTGTGGCGGGCCCCGGACGGGCAGAGCGTGCGCACCCCGGACACGGAACGGCGCATGACCCGCGCGCTCGACGCCGTCGCCGGGCTCCCCGGCGTCGGATCGGTCGCCGGACCCTACGGTCCGGGCCCCGAGAACGCCGCACGGATCAGCCCCGACGGGCGCACCGCCTACGCCGTGGTGACCTTCGACCAGCAGGCGGACTCCGTCCCCAAGGCCCAGGCCCGGGCGGTCGTCGACGCCGCGAAGAACCCCACCACCGAGACCGGCGGTCTCCAGGTCGAACTGGGCGGCCGCGCCATCCAGCTCACCGAGGCCCCCACCGCGCACCTGGCCGAGGTCATCGGCGTCGCCGTCGCCGCCCTGGTCCTCTTCCTCGCCTTCGGCTCGCTCGCCGCGAGCCTGCTGCCCATCGCGACCGCCCTGGTCAGCGTGGGCACCGCCTACTTCGGCATCACCCTCCTCGGGCACGCGATGCCGGTCGCCGACTTCGCCCCGATGCTCGGCACCCTCATCGGCCTCGGCGTCGGCATCGACTACGCGCTGTTCATCGTCACCCGGCACCGCAAGGCCCTGGCACGGGGCAGCACGGTCGAGGAGGCGGCCGCGAACGCCGTCGCCACCACCGGCCGGGCCGTCGTCTTCGCCGGTGCCACCGTCTGCATAGCCCTGCTCGGCATGCTGGTGCTGCGGCTGAAGTTCCTGGACGGCGTCGCGATAGCGGCCTCCGTGACGGTGGTCCTGACGGTCGCCGCCTCGGTCACCCTGCTGCCCGCCCTCCTCTCGTACATCGGCACCCGCGCCCTCTCGCGTCGCGAACGCCGCAGGCTCGCCGCCGAGGGCCCGGCCCCCGAGCAGACCTCCGGCTTCGCCGTCCGCTGGTCCGCTTTCGTCGAACGGCACCCCAAGCTGCTGGGCGTCATGGCCACCGCGGTCATGCTGGTACTGGCCGTGCCCACCCTCTCCCTCCACCTGGGCACGTCCGACCAGGGCAACAACCCGGCCACCTCCACCACCCGGCAGGCCTACGACCTGCTGGCGCAGGGGTTCGGTCCCGGTACCAACGGCCCGCTGACCGTCGTCGCCCGGCTCGACGGCGCCGGCGACCGGCTCGCCGTCGACCGGCTGGCACAGGCGCTCCGTACGGCCGAGGGCGTCGCCTCCACCGGCCCCGCCGTCCTCAACCGCAGCGGCGACACCGCCGTCCTGACCGTCGTACCGGACTCCGCCCCGCAGTCCCGGGCCACGAGCGACCTCGTCGACAGGCTCCGCCAGGACGTCATCCCGGTTGCCGGGCAGGGCAATTCCATGGAGATCCACGTCGGCGGCGTGACGGCCGCCTACGACGACTTCGCCGAGGTCATCATCGGCAAGCTGCCGCTCTTCGTCGGCGTGGTCGTCGCCCTCGGCTGCGTGCTCCTGCTGCTGGCCTTCCGGTCCATCGGCATCCCGCTGAAGGCGGCGGCCATGAACATCGCCGCCGTCGCCTCCTCCTTCGGCGTCGTGGTCGCGATCTTCCAATGGGGCTGGGGCAGCGAGCTGCTGGGCCTGGGCAGCGCCGGGCCGATCGAACCCTTCCTGCCCGTGATCATGGTGTCCGTCCTCTTCGGGCTGTCGATGGACTACCAGGTCTTCCTCGTCAGCCGGATGTACGAGGAGTGGCTGGAGACCGGTGACAACCGGCGGGCCGTGCGCGTGGGCCTCGCCGAGACCAGCCGGGTCATCAACTCGGCCGCCGTCATCATGATCTCCGTGTTCCTGGCCTTTGTACTCAGCGGCGACCGGATCATCGCGATGTTCGGCATCGCGCTCGCCGCCGCCGTCGCCCTCGACGCCTTCGTGCTGCGCACCCTCCTCGTCCCGGCCCTGATGCACATGCTCGGCGGGGCAAACTGGTGGCTGCCCGCCTGGCTCGACCGGCGCCTGCCCCGGATCAGCATCGAGCCCCCCGAACACCGCCCGCATGCGAAACTTCCCGGGCAGCGGCCCGCCGCGGACCTCGCCACGAGCGAGGACCGCGCCGAGCCCGCCACCACCTCCCGGTGATCCGGCCACCCGCCGCCCGAGACCCAAGGAAGACCGCGCATGTTCTCGATAGATCTCGCCGAAGACGCCCAGTTGTTCCCGCTGGAGGCCCGGCACGCCCAGGAGTTCTTCGCGCACATCGAGCGCGGACGTGAATTCATCGGCCAGTACGTCGGCTTCCCGGACCGCTCCACCGACCTCGACTCCGCCCGGGCCCTGCTGGCCAAGTACGCGGTGAAGGCGGGGGAGGACGGTGCGCGCTTCTTCGGCATCCGGCTCGACGGCACGCTCGTCGGCGGGGTCCTCTTCCCGGCGTTCGACGCGGA is drawn from Streptomyces sp. NBC_01232 and contains these coding sequences:
- a CDS encoding MMPL family transporter; protein product: MAVIARWCMRHRLLAVLIWLLALGATAAAAATTGSAFSNDYEVPGTESGKANALLREGFHGQGGDTDTIVWRAPDGQSVRTPDTERRMTRALDAVAGLPGVGSVAGPYGPGPENAARISPDGRTAYAVVTFDQQADSVPKAQARAVVDAAKNPTTETGGLQVELGGRAIQLTEAPTAHLAEVIGVAVAALVLFLAFGSLAASLLPIATALVSVGTAYFGITLLGHAMPVADFAPMLGTLIGLGVGIDYALFIVTRHRKALARGSTVEEAAANAVATTGRAVVFAGATVCIALLGMLVLRLKFLDGVAIAASVTVVLTVAASVTLLPALLSYIGTRALSRRERRRLAAEGPAPEQTSGFAVRWSAFVERHPKLLGVMATAVMLVLAVPTLSLHLGTSDQGNNPATSTTRQAYDLLAQGFGPGTNGPLTVVARLDGAGDRLAVDRLAQALRTAEGVASTGPAVLNRSGDTAVLTVVPDSAPQSRATSDLVDRLRQDVIPVAGQGNSMEIHVGGVTAAYDDFAEVIIGKLPLFVGVVVALGCVLLLLAFRSIGIPLKAAAMNIAAVASSFGVVVAIFQWGWGSELLGLGSAGPIEPFLPVIMVSVLFGLSMDYQVFLVSRMYEEWLETGDNRRAVRVGLAETSRVINSAAVIMISVFLAFVLSGDRIIAMFGIALAAAVALDAFVLRTLLVPALMHMLGGANWWLPAWLDRRLPRISIEPPEHRPHAKLPGQRPAADLATSEDRAEPATTSR
- a CDS encoding GNAT family N-acetyltransferase, encoding MTIGLDELLKVRARFDAEVREGAQADAPHASVERAGAVVRHTVPGLGWNAVLWSDLDEETADAEIAAQVAFFEGRGCPEFEWKLYGHDGPADLGDRLRAAGFVPEPPETLMVGLTSELAKLPVEPPEGITLRVVTDEAGVDLMMEVHAGAFGTERPRIREQLLSRLLEEPDTIAAVLAMAGGTPVSAARMEMRPGTSFAGLWGGGTLPQWRGRGIYRLLVAHRARLAAELGIPYLQVDASDDSRPILERLGFGVLGVTVPYLWTAPRAASGGSCRALG
- a CDS encoding DinB family protein, with protein sequence MERISPPLTGDERETLRTFLDYHRATLALKCEGLTDEQLRRASMPPSTLSLLGLVRHMAEVERHWFRRVLGGEDLPHRWSDTHDFQAAYDASGATRAEAFTAWEEEVGHARRIEAAAGSLDVTAYVPSWQEEASLRLVMLHLIHEYARHNGHADFLREGIDGTTGA
- a CDS encoding signal peptidase I is translated as MHHDSAIYTGKATPDAAADRGWLLGHFKDPSDPRHSEDVEIKWGVHPKGDQRERWATAERRTALLVLISGRFRLEFPGRTVVLAEQGDYVLWGRGVDHSWYAEEDAVVLTVRWPSIPGYRVDEPEGHAEAEAEGHAEAEPEGQGQRQGEAEPAGSPVL
- a CDS encoding siderophore-interacting protein, whose amino-acid sequence is MAVGKGWEGVVLKLMRGKDFTFTVTGAEDLTGNYRRVSFTDGGLLAAAGESLHPTMWVRVWFQGAGKPHQRAYTLVDPDPEAGTFSFEFALHDGVASAWARDAKPGDTIDATVQGTGFTAPAPAPERLLVIGDPASLPAINSLLDTYPQTPATIWFETQHDSDEQLPMRVEQGRHDIRRVRRDGTALADRVRAELPELAGDPESAYVWLACDTATTRALTAYLRKDLALPKHRVNALGYWRPAA
- a CDS encoding GNAT family N-acetyltransferase; this translates as MTSAPSVGQPVHTQVVEGFGTITITPVDPAADSALIHSWVTQERARFWGMGEASRELVQEIYEDVDRRTTHHAYMVGRDGEQVALFQTYDCAEDRVSECYEVQPGDVGVHLLIGPTEGAAEPGFTGFLMTAFIGFVFSDGVARRVVVEPDARNTKAIARMERTGFVLGPEVVLPEIDLPEVYLPAKPARLAFFTAPGAAPAAG
- a CDS encoding penicillin acylase family protein is translated as METPESYGVYRDQWGVPHLRAVDELRLVHAQGRVTAYDRAWQLEVERHRAEGSSASFLGGDAVTWDRFARQSRLADTARRCYGAMEADDPATAAWVRAYVDGVNEGLAAGAARDERFARTGLAPTPWEPWVPLAIWIATHILFAGFATKLWRERVARALGDEAVTLFATDGPGTAGSNGWLVPGDRTTTGSAIIAGDPHRFIEDPGVYQQIRLSCPEYDVIGLAVPGVPGLGHFGHTGTAAWAITNAMSDYQDLYVEQLRREDDGTVRALGTDGVWEPVSRHTETITVADGDDVEVEVLETPRGPVIIHADGDLGADVHADVEGHADGSAQTLSLRYPPRVRLDLGFAALPALLRARTVADIDRAFDRWAEPVNVVHAADTEGGLLHRVAGAVPLRHRTNRLRPVPAWDPQHDWQGWAPTPVEPVQGFAVMANARGIASPLGVEFAPPHRANRIRELLSGSADWSPKAMADVHRDTHLASAASLLALLPGFEDLTPAAQALRTRLLAWDRHMAADSTDATVFSAFRSATVRRFAADPVFEGLWGAPTGPAVFHPWLYLVPRIGYALEGLLTTSLVPGLDRAAHVRAALEETAAAGTPDTAWSQVHRLTPWQAVPDREPVEWPGLGGDHDCVNATSAVPGFTDLTARASAARYVWDLARREDSLWAVPLGADGVTGSPHHRDQLPLWAQCELVPVVTDWTRLTKESI